Genomic DNA from Ilyobacter polytropus DSM 2926:
AAATACAAGCCATTATAGAAAATACAGAATTCGTAAAGTATACCGAAAATACCATTATGGACAAAGAAAAACTCTGGGAATCAATAAAAGAGAGCAGAAAAGACGGATATACAATAAGCTACAGTGAGATGGAGATGCAGACCATAGGTATAGGGGCGCCCATCTTTGACTACAGGAAAAATGTAATAGGAGCACTTAGTACCGCCGGCCCTGATCAGCGATTTACAGCTGATAAATTCCCGGATATAATCAAAAAAGTAAAAGATACTGCTATAAAAATTTCTAGAGAACTAGGTTACAAAGGATAATGAAGGGTTTTCCCTTCATTTTTTTATTTTTAAGCCATATTTTGTTGTATAATGTAAAATATATTACATAAACTTTCTAGACATCTGCATTTTTTTGTGTTATCATTCAGAAAATGAATAATAAACCATCGGTTCGATATTTAAAACGGATGATAAGTTAGGGGGAAGTTAAAATGTTTCAAGTCGACCTCAATAGTGATCTTGGAGAAAGTTTCGGTAACTATAAAATAGGAATGGATAAAGAGATTTTAAAATATGTCTCCTCTGCTAATATAGCCTGTGGATGGCACGGTGGAGACCCTATGGTTATGGATAAAACAGTGGAAATGGCTAAGAAATACAGTATCGGCATCGGTGCTCATCCTGGATTTTTTGATCTAATGGGATTTGGAAGAAGAAACATCGATGCATCTCCCGAAGAGATAAAAAATTATGTAAAATACCAGTTGGGGGCACTTATGGCATTTGTTCTGTCTCACGGTGAAAAAATTCAGCATGTGAAAGTCCACGGAGCGATGTATAACATGGCAGCAAAAAATAAAAAATATGCAGATTCCATAGCTCAAGCCATATATGAAGTGGATAAAAATATCATCCTTTTAGGACTGGCCAACAGTGAAATGATAAAATCAGGAAAAAAATTAGGTCTTAAAACAGCAAATGAAGTTTTTGCTGACAGAGCTTATAACAGTGATGGGACACTTGTCCCAAGAGGTATAGAGGGGGCTGTTATCCACGATGCTGAGCTAGCAATTTCAAGGGTTATAAAAATGATAAAAACTGGAAAAATAACTTCCATAACCGGAGAAGAGATATCTATAAAAGCTGATTCTGTCTGTGTCCACGGGGATAACCCAAAGGCTTTAGATTTTGTAAAAAAAATTCGAAAGGAATTAGAAAAAGAATCCATTAGAATAACTTCTATTTCAAATTTCATAAAATAATGTTTACTTTTTTACGTGAAAGATGAGGGTGATTAAAATTTATAAAGAAACTAGATATCTGAGTGCAGGGGACAGAGCCCTTGTAATAGAATTTGGAAATAAAATCTCTGAGGAGGTTAATTCTAAGGTTAGGTCTATGACCATCGCAATAGAAAAAGAGGGTATAGAGGGAGTCGTAGAGATCACTCCCACTTATCGATCTCTTACTGTTCACTATGACCCTATGAGTACATCATACTCTTCTTTGATAGAACACTTTGAATACTTAGAGAATAAGCTTGAAAAGATAGACATTCCTCTTCCTGAAATTATAGAGATCCCTACTTTTTACGGTGGTGATCAGTGCCCTGACATTGCCAACGTGGCTCAGCACAACTCTATTTCAGTTGATGAGGTAATAAACATCCACTCTTCAAAAGATTATCTAATCTACATGCTTGGATTCACACCTGGATTTCCATACCTTGGTGGGATGGATGAAAAAATCGCAACTCCGAGATTAGAGACTCCAAGAACTAAAATAAAAAAAGGTTCTGTGGGAATCGCCGGAAGCCAAACAGGAATCTACCCTACAGACAGTCCAGGAGGATGGCAAATCATAGGAAAGACTCCTGTGGACTTGTACAATGCTTATAGTGACTCCCCTATACTGCTAGATTCTGGAAATTATATAAAATTTGTCCCTGTCAGCTGGGATGAATATAAAAAAATAGAAAAAGCTGTCAAAGAAAACAGATATAAAATAAAAAAATACCCAAAGAAGGAGAGGCTGATATGAAACAATTTGAAATTTTGAGCCCCGGACCTCTTACTCTTATCCAGGATTGTGGTAGATATGGATATCAAAAATCTGGTGTCCCGGTATCAGGTTCCATGGATAGTTTTTCATATAATATTTCCAATATACTCCTTGAAAACAATGAGGATGAAGGGGTACTTGAATTTACAATGTTAGGTCCAAAAATAAAATTCAGATCCCAATGCACTATTGCCATAACAGGAGGAGAGTCTTCTCCAAAATTAAACGGAAAATCAGTTCCTCTATGGGAAACTATAAGAGTTAACCCCCAAGATGAACTCTCCTTTGAAATAATGAGTAAGGGGTGCCGTGGATATATCGCATTTGCCGGTGGGATTGACGTACCAAAAGTAATGGGAAGTCGATCCACATATATGAAAGGGAAAATAGGAGGATTTGAAGGAAGACAGTTAAAAGCTGGAGATATTTTAAAATTAAAAAATTCAGAATATTGCACAGCAGACAAAAAACTTCCACACAAATACAGACCCCTATACTCCAATCACTATGAACTTCGTGTAATATTGGGTCCTCAAGATGATTATTTCACCTCTGCAGGTATTGACACTTTTTTATCAGATAAATACACCGTTACCAACGAATGTGACAGAATGGGAATAAGATTAGAGGGAGATAAGATAGAGCACGCTTCAGGAGGCGATATCCTGTCTGACGGAATTGTCCCTGGTTCCATACAGGTTCCCGGTCAGGGAAAACCAATCATTATGATGGCTGACTGTCAGACAACAGGGGGCTATGCAAAAATAGCTACCGTCGTAAGCTCGGACCTAAAAAAACTTGCTCAGGCTAAACCAGGGGATACCCTGAGTTTTAAAAAAGTTACTGTTGAACAAGGACAAAAAATATTTAAAGAAAATATAAAACTTATGAAAAGAATTAAAAATGAAATATTCTTAAAAAAAGATTTTTCTGGAAAAACTTTTAGAGTCTCTGTAAATTCAAAAATCTACAACATAGAAGTTTTTGAGGTTTAGAAAG
This window encodes:
- a CDS encoding LamB/YcsF family protein encodes the protein MFQVDLNSDLGESFGNYKIGMDKEILKYVSSANIACGWHGGDPMVMDKTVEMAKKYSIGIGAHPGFFDLMGFGRRNIDASPEEIKNYVKYQLGALMAFVLSHGEKIQHVKVHGAMYNMAAKNKKYADSIAQAIYEVDKNIILLGLANSEMIKSGKKLGLKTANEVFADRAYNSDGTLVPRGIEGAVIHDAELAISRVIKMIKTGKITSITGEEISIKADSVCVHGDNPKALDFVKKIRKELEKESIRITSISNFIK
- the pxpB gene encoding 5-oxoprolinase subunit PxpB, producing the protein MRVIKIYKETRYLSAGDRALVIEFGNKISEEVNSKVRSMTIAIEKEGIEGVVEITPTYRSLTVHYDPMSTSYSSLIEHFEYLENKLEKIDIPLPEIIEIPTFYGGDQCPDIANVAQHNSISVDEVINIHSSKDYLIYMLGFTPGFPYLGGMDEKIATPRLETPRTKIKKGSVGIAGSQTGIYPTDSPGGWQIIGKTPVDLYNAYSDSPILLDSGNYIKFVPVSWDEYKKIEKAVKENRYKIKKYPKKERLI
- a CDS encoding biotin-dependent carboxyltransferase family protein, with product MKQFEILSPGPLTLIQDCGRYGYQKSGVPVSGSMDSFSYNISNILLENNEDEGVLEFTMLGPKIKFRSQCTIAITGGESSPKLNGKSVPLWETIRVNPQDELSFEIMSKGCRGYIAFAGGIDVPKVMGSRSTYMKGKIGGFEGRQLKAGDILKLKNSEYCTADKKLPHKYRPLYSNHYELRVILGPQDDYFTSAGIDTFLSDKYTVTNECDRMGIRLEGDKIEHASGGDILSDGIVPGSIQVPGQGKPIIMMADCQTTGGYAKIATVVSSDLKKLAQAKPGDTLSFKKVTVEQGQKIFKENIKLMKRIKNEIFLKKDFSGKTFRVSVNSKIYNIEVFEV